The nucleotide sequence ATATCCATCCCAATGCCAGATATCTCCATTTGCCCAGAGTAGCCGTGTTGCCCAGATTAGTCATCCTGACTGGATGGGCCGGTGGTGTGCCGGCCCGTTACCCCACATCCCCCTCCTCATGAACCTGGAACTTCAACACAAGGTCGTCCTGGTCTCCGGCGGTGCCAAGGGCATCGGCGAGGCCATCACGCGCGGCTTCGCCGCCGAGGGGGCGATCCCCTGCATCCTGGGGCGTAATCCGGCGGAGGCCGCCGCGCTCGTGGCCGAGATCCGGGCCCGCGGTGGCCGGGCCGAGGCCTATGCCTGCGAGATGACCGACGAGGCGGCGGTGCGCACCGCGGTGGCGGCCGTCCTGCAGCAGCATGGCCGCATCGACTGCGTGGTGAACAACGCCGGCGTCAATGATGGCGTGGGCCTGCGGAGCCCGGTCGCCGACTTTCGCGCCTCCCTCGAGAAGAACATTGTCCAGTGCTTCGTGCTGGTGCAGGCCGCGCTCGACGCGCTCATCGCCAGCCGGGGCACGATCATCAACATCGGCTCGAAGTGCGCCGTCACCGGGCAGGGCGGCACGAGCGGCTATGTTGCGGCCAAGGGCGCGATGAACGGCCTTACCCGCGAGTGGGCCGTCGATCTCGCGAAGCATGGCATCCGGGTGAACGCGGTGCTGCCGGCGGAGGTCATGACCCCGCTCTACGCCCGCTGGTTGGAGAAGCGGCCCGATCCCGCCGCCTCGCTTGCCGCGATCAAGGCCACCATCCCGCTCGAGCGCCGCATGACCACCGCCGAGGAGATCGCGCACACCGTGGTCTTCACCGCCTCACCCCGCGCCTCGCACACGACCGGCCAGATCCTTTATGTGGACGGGGGATATGTGCACTTCGACCGCGCGTGCACGACCCAGGCGAGCACGTGAGCCAAGGAGAAATCGTGAAATCAGCCATCGGGCATCCAGAATCTTAAATTTCAATCCCTCCGATCAGTCCGTTCCGGCCAATCTGACTTGCTGGATTTTCGATTTAACATGCCCGATTTCACGATCTCCTCCTCCGCCCAGAAGCCGGTCCGGTATGGCATGACGCTGCGCGTGCGGCCGGAGCGGCTGGCGGAATACAAGCACCACCATGCGGCAGTCTGGCCGGGGGTGCTGGCGACCATCTCACGCTGCCACATCCGCAACTACTCGATCTATCTGCGGGACGGGGTGCTCTTCTCGTACTTTGAGTATTGGGGCGATGATTTCGCCGC is from Lacunisphaera limnophila and encodes:
- a CDS encoding L-rhamnose mutarotase; this translates as MPDFTISSSAQKPVRYGMTLRVRPERLAEYKHHHAAVWPGVLATISRCHIRNYSIYLRDGVLFSYFEYWGDDFAADMQRMAADPETQKWWALMEPMQDPYPDRAPGEWWSRMEEVFHQD
- a CDS encoding SDR family oxidoreductase, which translates into the protein MNLELQHKVVLVSGGAKGIGEAITRGFAAEGAIPCILGRNPAEAAALVAEIRARGGRAEAYACEMTDEAAVRTAVAAVLQQHGRIDCVVNNAGVNDGVGLRSPVADFRASLEKNIVQCFVLVQAALDALIASRGTIINIGSKCAVTGQGGTSGYVAAKGAMNGLTREWAVDLAKHGIRVNAVLPAEVMTPLYARWLEKRPDPAASLAAIKATIPLERRMTTAEEIAHTVVFTASPRASHTTGQILYVDGGYVHFDRACTTQAST